CACAATGCCGCCAGCACCACCGAGGACTACCCCGACGACGCGCATCTGCTGGATCTCGCCATGGGCTGGCTGCCGGACGAGGCGGCGCAGCGGCAGGTGCTGGTGGAAAATCCGCAGGAGCTCTATGGTTTTCCGCAGGTAAGCTAGGGAGACAGCATGGCCCGGATACTCTGCTACGGCGACAGCCTGACCTGGGGCCATGACCAGGACAACGGCGCGCTGCGCCACGCGATCCCCGACCTCTGGCCCTCGGTGCTGGCCGGGGCGCTGCCCGGGGCCACGGTGCTCGCCGACGGGGTCGGCGGGCGCACCACCTCCTTCGACGACCACACCGCGCCCTGCGACCGCAACGCGGTGCGCACGCTGCCGGTGGCGCTCTCGGCGCACATGCCGCTCGACGCCGTGGTGATCATGCTGGGGACCAATGACCTCAAGCCGAAGTTCGGCGGGGTGGCGCTCAGCGCGCAGCAGGGGATGCGGCGGCTCATCCAGCTGGTGCGGGGCTTTCCCTACAACCCCGCGAGCGCGGTGCCGAAGGTGCTGATCGTCGCGCCGCCGCTCTGCATCGCGCCCGCGCAGGGCGCGCTCGACAGCCCGATCCGTGCCGAGCAGTCGGCGCTCTTCGCGCCGCTCTACGCGGCGCTCGCCGAGGAGATGGGGGTGGCCTTCTTCGATGCCGGGACCGTGGCGCAGGCCTCGCCGGTCGATGGCATCCACCTCGACGCGGCGCACACCCGGGCCATCGGCGCGGCACTGGCGGGGCCGGTGCGCGCGCTTCTGGGGCTCTGACGGATCAGGCCCGGAATCAGGCGGGCGTGCGGGCGGAGAGCCGCTGCGCCGCCGCCATCATCAGCGGGCCGACCCCCTTGGCATCATCCTCGACGATGTCCTCGCTGAGGTAATACTCGCGCGAGCCGTCGCGCATCTTGCCGTCGAAGCCGCCAAGCCCCGCGACGTGGCAGATGCGGGTGAAGCGGGTGACGCCGCCCTCGGTCTCGAGCCGCGTCTCGACCAGCGCATCATAAGCGCGCTGCCCGGGTTCGAACCACTCGCCAAGGCCGAGCTCGGTGCCGCGCATCAGCGCGTAGGCGAACATCGCCGACGCCGAGCTTTCCTCGTAATTGCCCACCAGATCCGGCGCGTCGAGCACCTGCGGCCAGAGGCCCGACGCCGCCTGCTGGCGCACCACGGCATTCAGCAGATCGGCGGTCTGGCGCTTCGGCGCGCGGTCGGGGACCAGCGCGCAGATATCGACGAGAGCCATGGCCAGCCAGCCCACCGCGCGGGCCCAGACGGCGGCCGACTGGCCGGTCTCGGGGTCTGCCCAGCCCTGCACCTTTGCCGCGTCATAGCCATGCACGTAGAGCCCGGCGGGGCCACGGGTCAGCTCGAGCGCGCGGGTGAGCTGCGCCAGCGCGTCCTCGACCAGCGCGGGCTGTTTCGTGCGCAGCCCGTACTCGATCTGGAAGGGCAGGCCCATGTAGAGCCCGTCGAGCCAGACCTGCTGCGGGTAGCGCTGCTTGTGCCAGTAGTTGCCCGCCGCGGTCCGCGGATGGCGCGAGAGCTGCTCGGCAAGGTGCCCGGCGGCGGCCATGTAGCGCGGATCGTCGGTCTCGTCGGCGAGGTGGAAGAGGCAGCGCCCGGCGAGGATGTGGTCGATGTTGAACTCGTCGATCCGGTAGCCGGCGAGCGCGCCGTCCGGGCCGATCTGCGCGTCGGTGAGGCGCTTCAGGTGGTCCCACCAGCGCGCCTCGCCCGTCGCCTCGTGCAGCAGGCTAAGGCCCCGGTAGATGCAGCCGTCCTCGTAGCACCAGTTGCCGTCCTTGTAATGGCTGTAGCGGGCCGCGAAGGCGTCGAAGTAGTCCAGAACGGTGGGAACGGTCATGGCAATGCGGGGCTCCGGTTGAGGAAGTCTTCGGTGCTGAGCGGGGCGTCGTCGGGGCGCAGGTCGCCCTCGATCAGCGCGTGTTCGGCCAGCACGCCGGCGTGGTGAAGGGCGCGCACGCCATCGGCCATGACCGGCGGCTCGGCGCGGGCGGCGGGGTCATGCGAGACGAGCGTGATGTTCGACAGGCGGATCGGCCCGATCGGCGCCTCGGGCAGGCCGAGGAAGGCGCCGAGCGCATGGGCAAGGCCGCGGACCTCGACATCCTCTACGGTGATCCGTCCGATGCGCGGGGTCAGCGGGGTGATCGCGGCGGGCGCGCGCGACTGCACCCAGTCCGCGTGGCCATCGTGGTCGCAGAAGTAATGCGCGTTGGCCGAGAAGGCGGTGAGCACCCCGTCCATCGAGACGTTGCGCATGGCGATGCGGGCGATCTCGCCGCCGCGGCCGCGCCGGGTCTTCAGCCGCAACCCGCGGTCGGTGCCGACCATCTCGCAGTCGCAGACGGTCACGTCGGTGACGCTGCCCGACATCTCGGAGCCGATGACGCAGCCGCCGTGGCCGCGCTCCATCAGGCAGTGCTGCACGGTGATGCGGCGGGTGGGGCGCAGGTGGTCCTCCTCGCCCCTGTCGCCGCGCTTGCCGGCCTTGATCGCGATGCAGTCGTCGCCGACCGAGAAATGCGTGCCGAGGATGGTGACGTCCTCGCACATGTCGGGATCGAAGCCGTCGGTGTTGGGGCTGTCATGCGGCGCCTGGATCGACAGGCACGCGGCGAAGAGGTCGCGGCAGCCCTGCGGGTGGATGGTCCAGCTGGGCGCGTTGCGGATGGTGAATCCGACGAGCCGGGTCGCCTCGGCGTCGATGAGGTGCAGCCCGCGCGGGCGGCGGGCGCCCTCGCGCGTCTCCTTGGGCCAGCTCCACCAGTCGCCGCGGTCGCCGCCACCGTCGAGCGTGCCGAGGCCCTCGATGGTGACATTGCGGGTGCGGACGGCATGCAGCGGGGCGCGGAAACAGGCGGCGGGCAGCCCTTCCCACGAGCCCAGCATCGCGCCGTCCGCATCGCGCGCGGGCAGGATCGGCCAGCCGCTGCGGTCCGCGGGGGCGGCGAGCACGGCGCCTTCGGAAAGGTGCAGGATCATGTCCGAGCGCAGCTCGACCGGGCCGCAGATCCAGCGGCCGGGAGGGACGATAAGGGTGCCGCCCTCGGGCAGTGCGGCGATGGCGCGGGCGAAGGCGGCGGCGTTCTCGGCCGCGGCGCCCGCGGTGTCGGGCAGGTCGGGGCGGGCGCCGAAGCCCGGGACCTCGAGTGCGCCGGGGCAGGGGGCGGTGCTGAAGCGCAGCGTCTCGCCGCCGCAGTCGAAGTCGTAGTCGCAACCCGGCTCCAGCGGTCCCAGAGCCAGCACCACGCGCGCGGCCACGCCCTCGGCCACGGTCACGCCGTCCCGGCTCAGCCGCCAGGGGCGTGCGGGGTCGAGCGTGAAGCGGGCGGGCGGCGGTGCAAGGCACAGCACGGCCATGCGCGGGGTCACCGCGGCGCAACGGAGGGTCATGGAACGGGCTTTCGTCCTGGTGGGGAGAGGGGGCGGCCCCGAGTGGTGGGGCCGCCCCGTGGGAGGATCTGCGGGAGGTATCAGGTCAGTCGAACTGGCTCAGCACGTCGTTGGCGCCCTCGATGATGTAGGCGGCGGCATCCTCGGCGCTGACCTGCCCGTAGGCGAATTCCTCGAGCGTATCGACGAAGGTCGCGCGCAGTTCGGGGTGCTCGTTGAACGGCGAGACG
The Salipiger sp. H15 DNA segment above includes these coding regions:
- a CDS encoding SGNH/GDSL hydrolase family protein; its protein translation is MARILCYGDSLTWGHDQDNGALRHAIPDLWPSVLAGALPGATVLADGVGGRTTSFDDHTAPCDRNAVRTLPVALSAHMPLDAVVIMLGTNDLKPKFGGVALSAQQGMRRLIQLVRGFPYNPASAVPKVLIVAPPLCIAPAQGALDSPIRAEQSALFAPLYAALAEEMGVAFFDAGTVAQASPVDGIHLDAAHTRAIGAALAGPVRALLGL
- a CDS encoding glycoside hydrolase family 88 protein — encoded protein: MTVPTVLDYFDAFAARYSHYKDGNWCYEDGCIYRGLSLLHEATGEARWWDHLKRLTDAQIGPDGALAGYRIDEFNIDHILAGRCLFHLADETDDPRYMAAAGHLAEQLSRHPRTAAGNYWHKQRYPQQVWLDGLYMGLPFQIEYGLRTKQPALVEDALAQLTRALELTRGPAGLYVHGYDAAKVQGWADPETGQSAAVWARAVGWLAMALVDICALVPDRAPKRQTADLLNAVVRQQAASGLWPQVLDAPDLVGNYEESSASAMFAYALMRGTELGLGEWFEPGQRAYDALVETRLETEGGVTRFTRICHVAGLGGFDGKMRDGSREYYLSEDIVEDDAKGVGPLMMAAAQRLSARTPA
- a CDS encoding glycoside hydrolase family 28 protein yields the protein MTLRCAAVTPRMAVLCLAPPPARFTLDPARPWRLSRDGVTVAEGVAARVVLALGPLEPGCDYDFDCGGETLRFSTAPCPGALEVPGFGARPDLPDTAGAAAENAAAFARAIAALPEGGTLIVPPGRWICGPVELRSDMILHLSEGAVLAAPADRSGWPILPARDADGAMLGSWEGLPAACFRAPLHAVRTRNVTIEGLGTLDGGGDRGDWWSWPKETREGARRPRGLHLIDAEATRLVGFTIRNAPSWTIHPQGCRDLFAACLSIQAPHDSPNTDGFDPDMCEDVTILGTHFSVGDDCIAIKAGKRGDRGEEDHLRPTRRITVQHCLMERGHGGCVIGSEMSGSVTDVTVCDCEMVGTDRGLRLKTRRGRGGEIARIAMRNVSMDGVLTAFSANAHYFCDHDGHADWVQSRAPAAITPLTPRIGRITVEDVEVRGLAHALGAFLGLPEAPIGPIRLSNITLVSHDPAARAEPPVMADGVRALHHAGVLAEHALIEGDLRPDDAPLSTEDFLNRSPALP